In Indioceanicola profundi, the following proteins share a genomic window:
- a CDS encoding Crp/Fnr family transcriptional regulator: protein MAPKSCSLLGSDRKETALHLKLESYVPLSEPERAYISQLVDRAEVVRPRIDIIHQGEQFASAHVLLSGWAIRHKALPDGRRQVVNFVIPGDFIGLYAHLFEIADHTVTTLTGATTAAVEIDRIVEIFKRFPRLAAALAWSSAREESIIAERLLSLGRRTAFERMAHLLAELLRRLQVVQLAYKGQFILPVTQETLADALGLSLVHVNRTLRRLREAGLIDIDGQKLMVNDAASLADAGKFDEMYLHHSGLSRRLQKKLAPA from the coding sequence ATGGCCCCAAAATCTTGCTCTCTGCTGGGCTCCGATCGGAAAGAAACGGCGCTGCACCTCAAGCTAGAGAGCTATGTTCCACTCTCTGAACCGGAGCGGGCATATATAAGCCAGCTTGTGGACCGGGCCGAAGTGGTGCGGCCGCGGATCGACATCATCCATCAGGGGGAGCAGTTTGCCTCCGCCCATGTCTTGCTCTCCGGGTGGGCGATCCGCCACAAGGCGCTCCCGGACGGTCGCCGGCAGGTGGTCAACTTCGTTATTCCCGGCGACTTTATCGGGTTGTATGCCCACCTCTTCGAAATTGCCGACCATACTGTGACCACGCTGACAGGCGCGACCACGGCCGCAGTGGAAATCGACCGGATCGTCGAGATCTTCAAGCGCTTCCCCCGGCTTGCCGCCGCGCTTGCCTGGTCGAGTGCCCGGGAGGAGTCGATCATCGCCGAGCGGCTGCTCAGCTTGGGGCGGCGCACCGCCTTCGAGCGCATGGCGCATCTCCTCGCCGAGTTGCTGCGTCGCTTGCAAGTCGTCCAGCTGGCATACAAAGGGCAGTTCATTCTGCCGGTCACTCAGGAAACCCTGGCGGATGCGCTTGGGCTCAGCCTTGTCCACGTGAACCGGACGTTGCGCCGCCTCCGAGAAGCCGGGCTGATCGACATTGACGGGCAGAAACTGATGGTCAACGACGCCGCAAGTCTCGCGGACGCAGGCAAGTTCGACGAGATGTACCTGCATCATAGCGGCCTATCGAGACGGCTGCAGAAAAAGCTCGCACCGGCATAG